One stretch of Azoarcus sp. KH32C DNA includes these proteins:
- a CDS encoding ChaN family lipoprotein: MNSNFPRLFTAAIALAMTGFAHSAIAQEAHAATAASACLTPAAWHSLDGKRPRVAAPVALLAEMAKRDVVLLGEHHDEDDHHRWQAQVLAELHIQRPNMIIGFEMFPRRVQPVLDRWVAGELTVKDFLDQSEWGKVWNWPAEIYVPLFEFARINRIRMVALNVDESLNRAITQKGWDAVPPAQREGVGRPAAPVETYRDQLFEVYREHAAHRGKDGAKVAQSDAAFGYFVESQTTWDRAMAEALARALNAGPATDKPLVVGIMGSGHLRFGHGVPHQLRDLGVTRIGTLLPLPADFDCDELRTGLADAVFALPTHAGTKPEPPRLGVRLEEEGGGVRIADVTPGSLADKTGLKNGDRLVEVAGRPVKQTSSVIASVRGQPPGTWLPMRVKRGDETLDFVIKFPPAP; this comes from the coding sequence ATGAACTCGAACTTCCCTCGCCTGTTCACCGCCGCCATCGCCCTCGCGATGACTGGTTTCGCCCACTCGGCCATCGCCCAGGAAGCTCACGCCGCGACGGCCGCCTCTGCCTGTCTCACGCCCGCCGCCTGGCACAGCCTTGACGGCAAACGGCCGCGCGTCGCGGCCCCCGTCGCCCTGCTGGCGGAGATGGCGAAACGCGACGTTGTCCTGCTGGGGGAGCACCATGACGAAGACGACCATCACCGCTGGCAAGCGCAGGTGCTGGCCGAGCTTCATATCCAGCGCCCGAACATGATCATCGGTTTCGAGATGTTCCCACGCCGGGTGCAGCCGGTACTGGACCGCTGGGTGGCGGGCGAACTCACGGTCAAGGATTTTCTGGATCAGTCCGAATGGGGCAAAGTATGGAACTGGCCGGCGGAAATATATGTGCCGCTGTTCGAATTCGCCCGCATCAACCGCATCCGCATGGTGGCGCTGAACGTCGACGAATCGCTTAACCGTGCCATCACCCAGAAAGGCTGGGACGCGGTCCCGCCGGCCCAGCGGGAAGGCGTCGGTCGCCCCGCGGCACCGGTCGAAACCTATCGCGATCAACTGTTCGAGGTGTATCGCGAACACGCTGCACATAGAGGCAAGGATGGCGCGAAGGTGGCGCAAAGCGATGCGGCCTTCGGCTATTTCGTCGAGTCGCAAACCACCTGGGACCGAGCCATGGCAGAGGCGCTGGCCCGAGCCCTGAACGCGGGCCCGGCGACGGACAAGCCCCTCGTCGTCGGCATCATGGGCAGCGGCCATCTCCGCTTCGGCCATGGCGTGCCGCACCAGCTGCGCGATCTCGGCGTCACCCGTATCGGCACCCTGCTGCCCCTGCCGGCCGACTTCGATTGCGACGAGCTTCGCACCGGCCTCGCGGACGCCGTGTTCGCGCTGCCGACCCATGCGGGGACCAAGCCGGAACCGCCGCGGCTCGGCGTGCGCCTCGAAGAGGAAGGCGGCGGCGTGCGCATCGCCGACGTCACACCCGGCAGTCTCGCCGACAAGACGGGCCTGAAGAACGGCGACCGTTTGGTCGAAGTGGCGGGACGCCCGGTGAAGCAGACGAGTTCAGTGATCGCATCGGTGCGTGGGCAGCCGCCCGGCACGTGGCTTCCAATGCGCGTAAAACGGGGCGACGAGACGCTCGACTTCGTCATCAAATTTCCGCCCGCGCCATGA